One stretch of Streptomyces sp. A2-16 DNA includes these proteins:
- a CDS encoding diacylglycerol kinase family protein, with translation MGRHQASDTHPGSAFRARLALLALLCSILVPLLVAGLRSVLWALVGIAGLAIAAVGVWWTLAHTGALRVLGLVLSVTAPLTVLALYSASGMLGPACLSLALWMLAVASARTALAPPRSAAGRVEAPHDPWIVMNPRSGGGKVGRFDLVEKARAAGARVVLLDGHQDVAGLATQAVAEGADLLAVAGGDGTQALVAEVAARHDVPFAVIPAGTRNHFALDLGLDRDDPAAALQALTDGVELRVDLGFAADRVFVNNASFGTYASVVADPAYRDAKLHTTLRTLPGLLTGEDAPGLRMRADGTSVGGLQALLVSNNPYLRAVDAGRPGRRERLDSGLLGVLGVRVANTAQAARLVRGGRSGSLLRLRADEVVVDADTADIAVGIDGEHVVLPTPVVCRTEPGALRVHVPRHRPGKPLAGAPADWPRVARLARGGLFTHRRGTTATEPDHGRKRHV, from the coding sequence ATGGGACGGCACCAGGCCAGCGATACGCACCCCGGCAGCGCGTTCCGGGCACGCCTCGCCCTCCTCGCCCTGCTGTGCAGCATCCTGGTGCCGCTCCTCGTGGCCGGACTGCGCAGTGTGCTGTGGGCCCTCGTCGGCATCGCCGGACTGGCGATCGCCGCCGTCGGGGTGTGGTGGACCCTGGCCCACACCGGAGCGTTGCGCGTCCTCGGCCTGGTGCTGTCGGTGACCGCCCCGCTCACTGTGCTCGCTCTCTACAGCGCGTCGGGGATGCTGGGGCCGGCCTGTCTGTCCCTGGCCCTGTGGATGCTGGCCGTCGCCTCCGCACGCACCGCCCTGGCACCCCCGCGCTCCGCCGCCGGGCGGGTGGAGGCACCTCACGATCCCTGGATCGTCATGAACCCGCGCTCCGGCGGCGGCAAGGTGGGGCGCTTCGACCTGGTGGAGAAGGCCCGGGCGGCGGGCGCCCGCGTCGTGCTGCTCGACGGACACCAGGACGTGGCTGGCCTCGCGACGCAGGCCGTGGCAGAGGGCGCCGATCTGCTGGCGGTGGCCGGCGGTGACGGAACCCAGGCCCTGGTGGCCGAGGTGGCGGCCCGCCACGACGTGCCCTTCGCGGTGATCCCCGCGGGCACCCGCAATCACTTCGCCCTCGATCTCGGCCTCGACCGCGACGACCCGGCAGCGGCGCTCCAGGCCCTCACCGACGGCGTCGAACTCCGCGTGGACCTCGGGTTCGCCGCCGACCGCGTGTTCGTCAACAACGCCTCGTTCGGGACGTACGCGTCCGTCGTCGCCGACCCCGCCTACCGCGACGCCAAGCTCCACACGACACTGCGGACCCTCCCCGGCCTCCTCACCGGGGAGGACGCGCCGGGTCTGCGGATGCGGGCCGACGGCACGAGCGTCGGCGGACTCCAGGCGCTGCTCGTCAGCAACAACCCCTATCTGCGGGCGGTCGACGCGGGCCGTCCAGGGCGCCGGGAACGGCTGGACTCGGGACTGCTCGGAGTGCTGGGCGTGCGGGTGGCGAACACCGCCCAGGCGGCTCGCCTGGTGCGCGGCGGGCGCTCCGGGTCCCTTCTGCGGCTGCGCGCCGACGAGGTCGTCGTGGACGCCGACACCGCCGACATCGCGGTCGGCATCGACGGCGAGCACGTCGTGCTGCCGACCCCGGTGGTGTGCCGGACCGAGCCCGGAGCACTGCGGGTCCACGTCCCCCGCCACCGCCCCGGCAAGCCCCTCGCCGGAGCACCGGCCGACTGGCCGCGGGTAGCGCGCCTGGCCCGAGGCGGGCTGTTCACGCACAGGCGCGGAACGACGGCGACCGAGCCGGATCACGGCCGTAAGCGGCACGTCTGA
- a CDS encoding DUF1269 domain-containing protein, translating to MATLGPVQLLTIEFGPDAAFEGRVLEELGVLESKGQIRVLDLLFLQKEIDGDTIGLNYESEGMGETVESLLGLTPRIPDATGDAPEYGPGTKAFGFTPNDLRALAEELLPGTAAAFVLLEHLWAKPLREAIREAGGLPVAEGFLTPEALAPVAAELLATTQTVDDLTAAQQASGRLTARTG from the coding sequence ATGGCGACACTCGGGCCGGTGCAACTGCTGACCATCGAGTTCGGCCCCGACGCGGCGTTCGAGGGCCGCGTTCTCGAGGAGTTGGGGGTCCTGGAGAGCAAGGGGCAGATCCGGGTCCTGGACTTGCTGTTCCTGCAGAAGGAGATCGACGGCGACACCATTGGTCTCAACTACGAGTCGGAGGGCATGGGTGAGACCGTCGAGTCCCTGCTCGGTCTGACGCCGCGCATCCCGGACGCCACCGGCGACGCACCGGAGTACGGCCCTGGCACGAAGGCGTTCGGGTTCACCCCGAACGACCTCAGGGCGCTGGCGGAGGAACTCCTGCCGGGCACGGCGGCGGCCTTCGTACTGCTGGAGCACCTGTGGGCCAAGCCGCTGCGCGAGGCCATCAGGGAGGCGGGCGGTCTGCCCGTCGCGGAGGGGTTCCTGACACCTGAGGCCCTGGCTCCGGTGGCGGCCGAGCTGCTGGCGACGACACAGACCGTCGACGACCTGACGGCCGCGCAACAGGCCTCCGGCCGTTTGACCGCGAGGACAGGGTGA
- a CDS encoding RDD family protein, with protein sequence MTAPSRTRRPPEIQGSPAGLVSRTVAAAIDTFVVLGILLALQSGYAAARSLLTGQPFAFPDPGPGFTVAFGYTVLVVYLAAGWVFGGRTAGDQLMGLRVTDGSGRRLTSGIALLRAVLCVALPVGLLWIPFSRHGASLQDVLTGSAVVHDWYGGTHGRPVGSPPAGEARGGRGRMG encoded by the coding sequence GTGACAGCCCCGTCCCGCACCCGTCGGCCGCCGGAGATCCAAGGGAGTCCCGCGGGGCTCGTGTCGCGCACGGTGGCGGCCGCCATCGACACCTTCGTGGTGCTGGGGATCCTTCTCGCCCTCCAGTCCGGATACGCCGCGGCACGCAGTCTGCTGACCGGACAGCCCTTCGCCTTCCCGGATCCCGGGCCCGGTTTCACCGTGGCCTTCGGCTACACGGTCCTCGTCGTCTACCTCGCCGCCGGCTGGGTCTTCGGCGGCCGCACCGCCGGGGACCAGTTGATGGGCCTGCGGGTGACGGACGGTTCGGGGCGGCGCCTCACGTCGGGCATCGCCCTGCTCCGGGCCGTTCTGTGTGTCGCCCTGCCCGTCGGGCTGCTGTGGATCCCGTTCAGCCGGCACGGGGCGTCGCTTCAGGACGTGTTGACGGGCAGCGCGGTGGTGCACGACTGGTACGGCGGCACGCACGGCCGTCCGGTGGGCTCACCTCCTGCGGGTGAAGCCAGGGGCGGGCGTGGCCGTATGGGATGA
- the sulP gene encoding sulfate permease has translation MDGQHAQGRSTTTGQDSRGVTALLRAVPGVRALTGYRREWLAKDVVAGIALTTLLVPQGMAYAELAGLPPITGLYTTILCLLGYAVCGPSRILVLGPDSSLGPMIAATVLPLVAADGDPRRAVALASMLALMVACIMILASVARLGFIADLISKPTMIGYMNGLALTILIGQLPKLLGFKVDADNLVGECAGLVRKVAEGATVPAAAAVGVSGLVLVLLLERLLPKVPAVLVMVALAILAASLLDLDEHGVSLVGPLPEGFPPFTVPDVRADDLVPLFAGALGIAVVSLADTISNSSAFAARTGQEVRGNQEMAGVGAANLAAGLFQGFPVSASGSRTAVAERTGAKSQLTGVVGAGLIVLMLVLVPGLFRNLPQPALAAVVIAASLSLADVPGAVRLWRQRRAEFMLCVAAFVGVALLGVLPGIAIAVGLSVLNVFRRAWWPYDTVLGRVPGLEGYHDIRSYPGADRLPGLVIYRFDAPLFFANAKSFRDEVRRLAGTDPRPRWIVVAAEPMTDVDTTAADVLHDLDTALSVRHVRLVFAELKDPVRRKIERYGLTRTIDPDRFFPTVEAAVTAFSRSTGAEWEVGSDTRPLDRR, from the coding sequence ATGGACGGCCAGCACGCGCAGGGACGGTCCACGACCACCGGGCAGGACTCCCGAGGGGTCACGGCCCTGCTGCGGGCCGTGCCGGGGGTCCGGGCCCTCACGGGCTACCGGCGCGAGTGGCTGGCCAAGGACGTGGTGGCCGGAATCGCCCTCACGACCCTGCTCGTGCCGCAGGGCATGGCGTACGCGGAACTCGCGGGGCTGCCCCCGATCACCGGCCTGTACACCACGATCCTGTGCCTGCTCGGCTACGCGGTGTGCGGCCCGTCCCGGATCCTGGTGCTGGGCCCCGACTCCTCGCTCGGGCCGATGATCGCGGCGACCGTGCTGCCCCTGGTCGCGGCGGACGGCGACCCCCGGCGGGCGGTCGCCCTGGCCTCGATGCTCGCGCTCATGGTGGCCTGCATCATGATCCTCGCCTCCGTGGCACGCCTCGGCTTCATCGCGGACCTCATCTCCAAGCCGACGATGATCGGTTACATGAACGGTCTGGCCCTGACCATCCTGATCGGCCAGCTGCCCAAGCTGCTCGGATTCAAGGTCGACGCGGACAACCTGGTCGGCGAGTGCGCCGGACTGGTGCGCAAGGTGGCCGAGGGAGCAACGGTGCCCGCGGCGGCCGCCGTCGGCGTCTCGGGGCTGGTTCTGGTCCTGCTCCTGGAGCGGCTGCTGCCCAAGGTCCCCGCCGTGCTCGTGATGGTCGCCCTCGCGATCCTGGCGGCCTCGCTCCTCGACCTGGACGAGCACGGCGTCTCTCTGGTCGGACCGCTGCCGGAGGGCTTCCCGCCGTTCACCGTTCCCGACGTAAGGGCCGACGACCTGGTCCCGCTGTTCGCGGGCGCCCTCGGGATCGCCGTGGTGTCGCTGGCCGACACCATCTCCAACTCCTCGGCGTTCGCGGCCCGCACCGGCCAGGAGGTGCGCGGCAACCAGGAGATGGCGGGGGTCGGGGCGGCGAACCTGGCGGCCGGGCTCTTCCAGGGCTTCCCCGTCAGCGCGAGCGGCTCCCGTACGGCGGTCGCCGAGCGCACGGGCGCCAAGAGCCAGCTCACCGGCGTGGTCGGAGCGGGTCTGATCGTGCTCATGCTGGTGCTGGTGCCGGGCCTGTTCCGCAACCTCCCCCAGCCCGCCCTGGCCGCCGTGGTCATCGCGGCGTCCCTGTCGCTCGCCGACGTTCCGGGTGCCGTACGGCTGTGGCGGCAGCGCCGGGCCGAGTTCATGCTGTGCGTCGCCGCGTTCGTCGGTGTCGCCCTGCTCGGAGTGCTGCCCGGCATCGCGATCGCGGTCGGGCTGTCCGTCCTCAACGTCTTCCGGCGGGCGTGGTGGCCGTACGACACCGTGCTGGGAAGGGTGCCGGGCCTGGAGGGGTACCACGACATCCGCTCCTACCCCGGCGCGGACAGACTGCCGGGGCTGGTCATCTACCGGTTCGACGCACCGCTGTTCTTCGCCAACGCCAAGAGTTTCCGGGACGAGGTGCGGCGGCTGGCCGGGACCGATCCGCGGCCGCGCTGGATCGTCGTCGCCGCGGAGCCCATGACCGACGTGGACACCACCGCCGCGGACGTCCTGCACGACCTGGACACGGCGCTCAGCGTCCGGCACGTCCGGCTGGTCTTCGCCGAACTCAAGGACCCGGTGCGGCGGAAGATCGAGCGCTACGGGCTCACCCGCACCATCGATCCCGACCGGTTCTTCCCCACCGTGGAGGCCGCCGTCACCGCCTTCAGCCGCAGCACCGGAGCCGAATGGGAGGTCGGCTCCGACACCCGACCGCTCGACAGGAGGTGA
- a CDS encoding GH59 galactosidase, whose translation MGMQRRFGWASLAAATTMALAAGVTAAPAAHSADDPVQIVVDGNDVRADNVNGLTYKGLGLLSCNSTSNLLMDYKAEHPERYWQLVRVLFGGRNPLINHVKIEMGSDTNTSTGSDPATMRTADELADASRSPGFQLAADAKTVNPRLKVSILRWVMPQWVQTEWNKGTGTDEMYKWYKETILDAYHKYGYMVDYVDPDTNETTKPDISFVKWYKNALANDTEFADSRYGLTPRQQKAAAKAYHAIKIVASDENTTKNIGPAMLTDTELFGMVDAVGYHYTTEDRLDGSPDSATYRPYTKLATGAGAQGQDKEVWYSEGVGSFGWTDYRVANTEGPGGASTGIGGVQSALDLANRSVKSYANSKRTHYIFQPAIGAFYEGAQYSHKELVSARDPWSGSIHYDAAVYVMQHFTQFARTGWENDTNTAGIWRTVPEASYSGVSGTENVDGSNGAPSYMTLADPEKKDFSTIAVNDSDRTKSYRIKAANMDLGADPAMEVWETRAADPGQAYDANFKHLVAELRPDGNGSYTYTVKPRSIVTFTTLDRSRDKATAQRLPRSAARTVLDTEATGKRHNTRDTVLYADDFGYEEEGRVQVGTDNGARKASRAYLTSRGNQPRYLVDQTGAWEVGKDPDGDNVLYQYLDQSMKDTGAWNRNTPNTTVGDFRWENYKASVDVSFPDPQGGLATLGVRQQKGMATSDAAYSVGIGPAGNWTFYRYGTVVRTGTVAASEGYRLAVEARGATVTAYVDGQAVVTYQDPAPATGGRVKLGTDFHRIAFDDLKVEKVAGYTPYATALIDNMDRSVVYEGTWSRNAALGDAMNWYRTTSTSGTAGATVTVPFRGTGIDVIGGNDASAVLDVSVDGRPYAVDARTTATDKRQVTYSLRGLPDARHTVTLTLRSGKLVLDAFTTVSEDADGRTGTASPHGPRS comes from the coding sequence ATGGGTATGCAGCGAAGATTCGGCTGGGCCTCGCTCGCCGCGGCGACCACCATGGCACTGGCGGCAGGAGTGACCGCGGCTCCCGCCGCCCACTCCGCGGACGATCCCGTGCAGATCGTGGTCGACGGGAACGACGTACGCGCCGACAACGTGAACGGCCTCACCTACAAGGGCCTCGGCCTGCTCAGCTGCAACAGCACGAGCAACCTGCTGATGGACTACAAGGCGGAGCACCCCGAACGCTATTGGCAGCTCGTCCGCGTGCTGTTCGGCGGGAGGAACCCGCTCATCAACCACGTCAAGATCGAGATGGGGTCGGACACGAACACGTCGACCGGCTCCGATCCGGCGACCATGCGCACGGCGGACGAACTCGCCGACGCGTCCCGTTCCCCCGGCTTCCAGCTGGCCGCCGACGCCAAGACGGTGAACCCGAGACTGAAGGTCTCGATCCTGCGCTGGGTCATGCCCCAGTGGGTCCAGACCGAGTGGAACAAGGGCACCGGCACCGACGAGATGTACAAGTGGTACAAGGAGACGATCCTCGACGCGTACCACAAGTACGGGTACATGGTCGACTACGTCGATCCGGACACCAACGAGACCACGAAACCCGACATCTCCTTCGTCAAGTGGTACAAGAACGCCCTGGCGAACGACACCGAATTCGCCGACTCACGCTATGGCCTGACACCTCGTCAGCAGAAGGCGGCCGCCAAGGCCTACCACGCCATCAAGATCGTCGCCTCGGACGAGAACACCACGAAGAACATCGGCCCGGCGATGCTCACGGACACCGAACTCTTCGGCATGGTCGACGCGGTGGGCTACCACTACACCACCGAGGACCGCCTCGACGGCTCCCCCGACAGCGCCACCTACCGTCCGTACACGAAGCTGGCGACCGGTGCCGGCGCCCAGGGCCAGGACAAGGAGGTCTGGTACAGCGAGGGCGTCGGCTCCTTCGGCTGGACGGACTACCGCGTGGCCAACACCGAGGGTCCGGGCGGCGCGAGCACCGGGATCGGCGGCGTCCAGAGCGCCCTCGACCTCGCCAACCGCTCCGTGAAGAGCTACGCCAACTCCAAGCGGACGCACTACATCTTCCAGCCGGCGATCGGGGCCTTCTACGAGGGCGCGCAGTACAGCCACAAGGAGCTGGTCAGCGCCCGCGACCCGTGGTCCGGGAGCATCCACTACGACGCCGCCGTCTACGTGATGCAGCACTTCACCCAGTTCGCGAGAACCGGCTGGGAGAACGACACCAACACGGCCGGCATCTGGCGCACCGTGCCGGAGGCGAGCTACAGCGGGGTGAGCGGCACCGAGAACGTCGACGGCTCGAACGGCGCCCCCAGTTACATGACGCTCGCCGACCCCGAGAAGAAGGACTTCTCGACGATCGCCGTCAACGACAGCGACCGGACGAAGAGTTACCGCATCAAGGCCGCGAACATGGACCTGGGCGCCGACCCCGCCATGGAGGTCTGGGAGACCCGCGCGGCGGACCCGGGGCAGGCCTACGACGCGAACTTCAAGCACCTCGTCGCCGAACTGCGCCCCGACGGCAACGGCTCCTACACCTACACGGTGAAGCCGCGCTCGATCGTCACGTTCACCACCCTCGACCGCAGCCGCGACAAGGCGACGGCACAGCGCCTCCCGAGGTCCGCGGCCCGTACCGTGCTCGACACCGAGGCGACCGGCAAGCGGCACAACACCCGCGACACCGTCCTGTACGCCGACGACTTCGGGTACGAGGAGGAGGGCCGGGTCCAGGTCGGCACGGACAACGGTGCGCGCAAGGCGTCCCGGGCGTACCTCACCTCCCGGGGCAACCAGCCCCGTTACCTGGTCGACCAGACCGGCGCGTGGGAGGTCGGCAAGGACCCGGACGGCGACAACGTCCTGTACCAGTACCTGGACCAGTCCATGAAGGACACCGGCGCCTGGAACCGGAACACCCCCAACACCACGGTGGGCGACTTCCGTTGGGAGAACTACAAGGCCTCCGTCGACGTCTCCTTCCCCGACCCGCAGGGCGGCCTCGCCACCCTGGGCGTACGCCAGCAGAAGGGCATGGCCACGAGCGACGCCGCGTACAGCGTCGGGATCGGACCGGCCGGGAACTGGACCTTCTACCGGTACGGCACGGTCGTGCGCACCGGGACGGTCGCCGCGTCCGAGGGCTACCGGCTCGCCGTGGAGGCCAGGGGCGCGACCGTCACCGCGTACGTCGACGGACAGGCCGTGGTCACCTACCAGGACCCGGCGCCCGCGACCGGGGGCCGGGTCAAGCTCGGCACCGACTTCCACCGGATCGCGTTCGACGACCTGAAGGTCGAGAAGGTCGCCGGCTACACCCCGTACGCCACCGCGCTGATCGACAACATGGACCGTTCGGTGGTCTACGAGGGCACCTGGAGCCGCAACGCCGCCCTGGGCGACGCGATGAACTGGTACCGCACGACGTCGACGAGCGGCACGGCCGGCGCGACCGTCACCGTCCCGTTCCGCGGCACGGGCATCGACGTCATCGGCGGCAACGACGCGAGCGCGGTCCTCGACGTCTCCGTGGACGGCCGGCCGTACGCCGTGGACGCCAGGACCACAGCCACCGACAAACGCCAGGTGACGTACTCGCTGCGCGGCCTGCCCGACGCCCGGCACACGGTGACGCTCACCCTGAGGTCCGGGAAGCTCGTCCTCGACGCCTTCACCACGGTCTCCGAGGACGCGGACGGGCGGACCGGCACGGCTTCTCCGCACGGACCGCGCTCCTGA
- a CDS encoding ABC transporter ATP-binding protein, whose amino-acid sequence MQTPELEKTTPRRGAVILALRYYGRELTRLRRLTVPAMLLFALGGIGLNYIAPLIVAKLAGDIAGGRELTIGSALPYVLGFAGVLLLAEALWRVALHCMNRLDALGIEHLYVIGMDELFAKDATFFHDNFAGSLTKRVLSFATRFEPFVDTLAFQVVGNLVPLLFGSVVLWRYEPLLVVGLLTMIAVTALCAAPLIRRRQALVAEREAAVARVSGHVADSLMNMDTVRAFGAEAREAAEHRSRVATSRRLMLRSWDYGNLRIDTFVAPMSVLTNALGLLLAVTLGGGEHGVEAVVVAFTYYSNATRIMFEFNQIYRRLESSMTEAAQFTELLLSPPTVLDPPSPEPLSPGAADVRFERVDFAHAGAEPLFEGLDLVVPGGTKVGLVGRSGGGKTTLTRLLLRMQDIDGGRILIGGQDISRLRQTDLRSLMAYVPQDPAMFHRTLRDNIAFARPDATDAEIRRAAEAAHVTEFADALPDGFETLVGERGVKLSGGQRQRVALARAILRDAPILLLDEATSALDSESEILVQEALWRLMEGRTALVVAHRLSTVAGMDQLVVLDRGRIVEQGSHPELLALDGPYAKLWHHQSGGFLEDDPAVEAELR is encoded by the coding sequence ATGCAGACGCCTGAGCTGGAGAAAACCACACCGCGCCGGGGCGCGGTGATCCTCGCACTCCGTTACTACGGGCGGGAGTTGACCCGGCTCCGCCGGCTCACCGTTCCCGCCATGCTGCTGTTCGCGCTGGGCGGCATCGGCCTCAACTACATCGCCCCGCTGATCGTCGCCAAGCTCGCCGGCGACATCGCCGGCGGCCGCGAACTCACCATCGGGTCGGCACTGCCGTACGTCCTGGGTTTCGCCGGCGTCCTGCTGCTCGCGGAAGCGCTGTGGCGGGTCGCCCTGCACTGCATGAACCGTCTCGACGCCCTCGGCATCGAGCACCTGTACGTGATCGGCATGGACGAACTGTTCGCCAAGGACGCGACGTTCTTCCACGACAACTTCGCCGGGTCGCTCACCAAGCGCGTCCTGAGCTTCGCCACCCGTTTCGAGCCGTTCGTCGACACCCTGGCGTTCCAGGTCGTGGGCAACCTCGTGCCGCTGCTGTTCGGCTCCGTGGTGCTGTGGCGCTACGAACCGCTGCTCGTCGTCGGGCTGTTGACGATGATCGCGGTGACGGCACTGTGCGCGGCACCCCTCATCCGGCGCCGCCAGGCGCTGGTCGCCGAGCGCGAGGCCGCGGTCGCCCGGGTCTCCGGACACGTCGCCGACAGCCTGATGAACATGGACACCGTCCGGGCGTTCGGCGCCGAGGCACGCGAGGCCGCCGAGCACCGCTCCCGCGTCGCGACCTCACGCCGGCTCATGCTCCGGTCGTGGGACTACGGCAACCTCCGCATCGACACCTTCGTCGCGCCGATGTCGGTGCTGACCAACGCGCTGGGCCTGCTCCTGGCGGTCACCCTCGGCGGGGGCGAGCACGGCGTGGAGGCGGTCGTGGTCGCCTTCACCTACTACTCCAACGCGACCCGGATCATGTTCGAGTTCAACCAGATCTACCGCCGGTTGGAGAGCTCGATGACGGAGGCCGCGCAGTTCACCGAGCTGCTGCTGAGCCCGCCCACCGTGCTCGACCCGCCGTCCCCCGAGCCGCTGTCGCCGGGGGCGGCCGACGTTCGCTTCGAGCGGGTGGACTTCGCCCACGCGGGTGCGGAGCCGCTGTTCGAGGGGCTCGATCTGGTCGTGCCCGGCGGGACGAAGGTGGGACTCGTCGGCCGCTCCGGCGGCGGCAAGACCACCCTCACCCGGCTGCTGCTGCGGATGCAGGACATCGACGGCGGCCGGATCCTGATCGGCGGTCAGGACATCAGCAGACTGCGCCAGACCGACCTGCGCAGTCTCATGGCCTACGTCCCCCAGGATCCGGCCATGTTCCACCGCACCCTGCGCGACAACATCGCCTTCGCCCGGCCGGACGCCACCGACGCCGAGATCCGCCGAGCGGCCGAGGCGGCACACGTCACGGAGTTCGCCGACGCGCTGCCGGACGGCTTCGAGACCCTGGTGGGCGAACGCGGCGTCAAACTGTCCGGCGGACAGCGCCAGCGGGTCGCGCTCGCCCGGGCCATCCTGCGCGACGCGCCGATCCTGCTCCTCGACGAGGCGACCAGCGCGCTGGACTCGGAGAGCGAGATCCTGGTCCAGGAGGCGCTGTGGCGGCTCATGGAGGGGCGCACGGCGCTCGTGGTGGCCCACCGGCTGAGCACGGTCGCCGGCATGGACCAGCTCGTCGTCCTGGACCGCGGGCGGATCGTCGAACAGGGCAGTCACCCTGAACTCCTCGCCCTGGACGGCCCGTACGCCAAGCTGTGGCACCACCAGTCGGGCGGGTTCCTCGAGGACGACCCCGCGGTGGAGGCCGAGTTGCGCTGA